The Lacticaseibacillus rhamnosus DNA window ACTTAACTGAAAAAGGCGTCTTTCAAGATGTCAGTTTCAGCGTCCGTCAAGGTGAAATTCTCGGTTTTTCCGGGCTGATGGGTGCGGGGCGAACCGAGATTATGCGGGCAATTTTTGGAATCGACAAGTATCAGTCCGGCGAAATTCTGCTGGACGGACAGCCGGTCAAGATTCGTGATCCGCAAGCGGCAATTCGTCACAATCTCGGTTTCTTGACGGAGAATCGTAAGGACGAGGGATTGATTCTGGATGACTCGCTTCACGACAATATAGTTTTGCCTTCGATTGATGGGTTTGTGAAACATGGTTTGGTGGACGATAAAGCCACTGATGATTTTGTTCGATTATTAATGAAAAGGCTTACAGTCAAAGCGATGGGACCGGACGTGACTGCTGGCAGCCTCAGTGGCGGGAATCAGCAGAAGGTCGTGTTGGCTAAGTGGATCGGCTCGGGGTCGAAAGTCTTGATTCTCGATGAGCCGACGCGTGGTGTGGATGTCGGCGCCAAACGGGAGATTTATGATCTGATGAACGAGCTAACGGATCGGCATGTTGCCATTATCATGATTTCCAGTGACTTGCCGGAAGTATTAGGAATGAGTGATCGGATCGCCGTGGTTTATGAAGGGCGACTGACTGGTATTTTGGATGGGCAGACCGCAACGCAAGAGTCGATTATGACGCTGGCAACAGGGGGAGTGGAAGAACATGCAGGCGCAATCTAAGACAAAAGCAGCTAGCAAAGTAGACGTAAAAAAGATTTTTAGTCGATTGGGACCGCTACTGGCCTTGGTTGTACTGATCATTTTGGTCACGGTGATGAGCCCCACCTTTGTGTCACCAGCCAACCTATTGAACTTATTGCGGCAGGTCTCGATTAATGCGGTCATTGCCTTTGGGATGACCTTCGTAATTCTCACTGGCGGAATTGATCTGTCAGTCGGCTCCATTCTGGCATTGTCAGGTGCGGTCACCGCTTCAATGTTGACAAGCGGATTTGCCGCTCCACTGGCACTCACGGTCGGGCTGATCTTAGGCGCTGTGTTTGGACTATTGAATGGCGTCTTAATCGCTTATGGGAAGGCAGCTCCGTTTATCGCAACTTTGGCCACGATGACGATTTTCCGCGGCGCCACCTATGTTTTCACAAATGGGAATCCCATTACCGGCGCGAAAATGAACAACAGCTTCTTGTTCCAGTTCATGGGCCGCGGCTATCTGTTCGGCATTCCGTTTCCGATTATCATCATGATTGTAGTTTATGGCGTGCTGTTTGTGCTCTTGCATAAAACCGCTTTCGGCCGGAAAACTTATGCCTTGGGTGGCAATGAAACTGCCGCTCGGATTGCCGGGGTGCGCACCAAGGTTGTGACGATGCTGATTTACACGATTTCCGGCTTAATGGCAGCAATCGCAGGGATCATTCTCACATCGCGGCTGAGTTCAGCGCAACCGGACGCCGGTACTTCTTATGAAATGGACGCCATTGCTGCGGTCGTGCTTGGCGGGACATCGCTGGCTGGTGGGAAAGGTCGCATTTTTGGGACGTTAATCGGTGCGTTGATTATTGGTACTTTGAACAACGGGATGAACTTGCTGGGGATTTCCAGTTTCTATCAGCAAATTGTCAAAGGCATCGTCATCCTGATCGCCGTGCTACTTGATCGGCGGTCCGGTAATAATGGGTAATTCATCGCAGGCGGGTGCTTGCGAGTTAAAACACTTTAAGTTGGTTGCTGGAACTGAGTCGTGCAGAGTCACGCTCACATTAACGCTTTTACAATAGGAGGAGAGTCTTCATGAAACACACATTCAAGCGCTTCTTAATGGTTGCAGTTATCGCTGCAGCTGCGATTTTTACCTTAACTGCTTGTGGAAACACGGGGTTGGGGTCAAAGTCTGACGGTGATGCGAAAGTTACCAAGAAAGCGCCTAAGGATCTGAAAGTCGGTGTGTCGCTGTCCACATTGTCGAATCCATTCTTTGTTTCCGTGCGTAACGGCATTCAGGATTTGGCGAAGAAAAATAAAACTAATGTTCAGGTTTCCGATGCCCAAAATGACACTGCTAAACAAAACAACAATATTGAAGATATGATCCAGAAAAAAGTCGACATTTTGATTATCAACCCAGTCGATTCCAGTGCGATTACGCCAGCCGTTAAAGATGCCAATGATGCCGGAATCCCGGTTATCACCGTTGATCGTTCCAGTGATGGCGGCAAAGTGTTGACGCTGGTTGCCTCCAACTCGAAAAAAGGTGGGGAAATGGCCGCGAAGTATATGATTGAAAAGCTCGGTAAGAACGCCAAGATTGCCGAACTGCAAGGAATCCCGGGCGCTTCCGCAACTCGCGAACGTGGAAAAGGATTTGATGGCGCGGCAAAGGGTCAGCTTGACATTGTATCAAAGCAGACAGCCGGTTTTGATCGGGCCAAGGGTTTGACGGTTACCGAGAACATTTTGCAAGGTAACGGTGATATTGTCGGTATCTTTTCACAAAACGATGAAATGGCACTAGGCGCGGTGCAGGCAGTTAAAGCCGCGGGTAAGAAGATTACTATTGTTGGTTTTGACGGTGAAGCAGATGGGATTAAAGCCGTCAAAGCAGGCGACATGGCTGCAACTGTTGCGCAAAAGCCAGAAGAGATGGGACGCTTAGCACTGCAAGCAGCCTATGATCATTTTGACGGCAAGACGATTAAGAAGAATATTGAATCGCCGTTGTCATTAGTCACCACCGAGGATGCGAACAAGTAAGCTTCATGCTATGCTGGTCAAGCAATGTCGCGCGGTAAGGTAAACAAAAAAGGGGCCGGATGCGGTCCCTTTTAAATGGAAAAATGGAGGGGTCTTTATGCCTAATCATGTTGTCGTTATTGGCAGTATCAATGTGGATGCTATCTTGCACATTCAACGACTGCCACAGCCGGGGGAAACAATTCAAATGGATGCTTTTTCTAAAGCTGCCGGTGGTAAGGGGGCCAATCAAGCGGTTGCGGCGGCGCGATCTGGCGCTAAGACCAGTTTCATCGGGCGCGTCGGGAATGATGCCAACGCTGCTTTCATGCGCGGCGAATTGGTGAAAAATCAAATTGATACCCAATATGTTGCAACCACCGCAGACACGGAAACCGGACAGGCATATATTCTGCTCCAAGCATCGGGCCAAAACTCGATCATCATTCAACATGGCGCCAACTTTGAACTGACGCCAGCGGATGTGCAGCGGGCGACTGGCTTGATTCAATCGGCTGACTTTGTGGTTGCTGAACTGGAAACGCCGGTAGCCGCCACAGCCGAAGCATTCAAAATCGCCAAAGCTGCGGATAAAGTAACCATCTTAAACCCCGCACCGGCGCAAAAAGATCTGCCAGAAGCGCTGCTGAAAAATGTTGATCTAATCGCACCTAACGAGACTGAAAGCGAATTGATCACCGGCATTCCGGTTACCGATGAAGCCAGCATGCGCCAGTCCGCCGCGTATTATCATCAACTCGGCATCCGCGGGGTGGTCATCACCCTCGGCTCGAAAGGTTCTTTCATTTCGCTAAATGGTCAGGCAACCCTCGTCCCGGCCTTCAAGGTCAAAGCCGTAGATACCACGGCAGCAGGGGATACCTTTATCGGTGCTTTAGTCAGCAACCTTCAGCCCGATCTCGGCAATATTGTCGATGCCGCAACTTACGCCAGCATGGCCAGCTCGTTTACTGTCCAGAAGCTCGGCGCATTCCCGTCGATTCCGATGGGGGATGAGGTGCGTGCGGGGTTGGCAAAGGTTAAAATGGGTCCTGCGTAAGGTTAATCGTGTCCGAAGAAGATCAGTTAGACTAAAATCGCGTCAACTTCTCAGAAAATGGGAGGTCGACGCGATTTTTAAGGTTGGCATTAGCGGCCTATCAATTAAACTATCGAGACCCTTACTTGCTTGCCTAAAGCATTTGCGATTTTGGTTAGCGTTTCGATGCTTGTATTGCTTCCTCGTTCGATACGCGCAATCGTTGTCTTAGGAACGCCTGATTTGTTTGCAAGTTCCTGTTGGCTCAATCCCGCATTTTGCCTTGCCTCTAGAACAGCATAGGCGCTTGCCAGCTTGGCTTTTTCAGATTCGGCTAGCTTCCTGTAGCTGGAGTCTTGCATCATCTCGGCGAAGAAGGCATCCATATCCGTTGACGTTGTTTCAGTAAATTTCTTTATGTTCTTCAAGATTTTTTCTCTCCCTAACTCGGCATCCGCGGGCTGGTCATCACGCTTGGTTCGAAGGGTTCCTTCATTTCGGTGGGTATAGTAGTGTTTGTAACGGTTACTGAATCACGTTTAAAGGTAAACACAAACCTTCTCCTAATTTCTATTAGAACATTGCGTTTTAGTCAGTCAATCTGTTTAAAAAAACTGCAAAAGACCTTCTTCCAATTTCGTAATGCAAAAATCATAATTACACAAATAATTCCAGCAAGGAAGCCGGAAAGATGTGCAATTTGTACAAATTTTTGCGCGTCTGTCGCATTCTGTTTCGGCAATATTCCTAATATAAGAGTAAAGAATGCCACCGTTAAAATAGCCTTCGTAATTAAAGAAAAATCAGGTTTCTTTATTAAAAAAGCAAACACGGACATTGGGAACAAAGCATAAACTGATATAGACGCACCATAGAACAGACAAATGTATATGCTTATTCCTAAGGCTGACTGAATATACCCGCCAAACCCAAAGCAGAAAATAAGGGCTCCAATCCAACCAGAAGTAAAGAATCCAATCACAAGCGCGACACTTCCAATTTTCCATTCTATGAAGGGGCCTAGAACAACCGTTGGGAGAAGATTCCACATTAAATGATTCCATTCAAAGTGATATAGCGGACCAGTTATTATATAGGAAAATTCACCTCTTAAAACTGAAGGTATATTTCCCACAAAGTTGGATGCAGGAACCATAAACGTATTGGTTAAAATTGAAAACAAAAAGTAGCAAGAAACTAATATACAACAGATGACGGAGGTGCCCTTAGCTGCTAAACCTATTGATAAAAGATTCGATCTTTTCAAGTTCTGTATCATGGATATCTAACCTCTTTCTTTCGAGTCGGATTCATGTCTACAAATATAAGTATTCAAAAAGGCGGACTTGATCTGTTCCGCCTTCTTTGTTACCTATAGGCCTAGTTTTGTTTGATCATAACTCTCCAATCAAAAACTAGTTTCTTGCCCAATGCCGGCCAGCATTACGGTATTGATTTGAAGATCCGTAATATGGCGAACCATTTGGGCCCGGAAGGTCTGCAGGAGTAAAAATGTTTCTACCAATAGGCAAAGCACCACCACCACCACTGTTGGGTATGTGATCGCCACCAATTGTGGTCTGAAGAGTCTCATCTGAGATCGTAGTGATGCTTTCGAACTTAATCATATTAACGTTATTCATGTTATTCCTCCATGCTTGCGACAATAGTGACATTACGATGTTAAACTCATGAGTGTAGCGTTAATATATCGCAACAAAGTCAAGTGGTCAAGAAAAAATCAATTTTCTGTAGTAAAACGCTTAGTAAGTATTAAAAACACAATAAATTAACATTATATATAATTGTTTTAGGCCAAAAAAGAAAATATAAACTTTTGACGATGCCATATGGATTGCTAGGAAAGTAAAGCGTGGTCATAGACACACAAAAACCCTTATGTGGAAAATCGAGCCATATTGGCTTTTAGATAAATTGACTGAACGGGCAATTCCCACCAAGATGTTCTTGAATATTTGAATTGTTGTCCTTCGCTTATGTTCTATATCAATTAGAAGTTAAAAAATTCTGTTTGATTGGATGGACGATTGGTAATTTGTATTTATGAGTCATCCCATAGATTGGCGTTTGTTCATATAACGTTTGGTTTAAATCTCCACGATACGGAATGATATTTCCGCTCCTGGCTTTGGTGAGAGAATTTGAATCTAACTGTAAGACATTGTTTACCAGTTTTTCGAGCATTGAATGTCTTCCTTTCCGAAGGTGATTGTTTACGGGACTCACTAAATTAGAATGCACAACAGTAAATGGCACAAATCAATTTTCCACAACACTTTAAGGAAAAAATAATCAAATACATTAGTAATGATTAAACTCATTAAAAACCGTATGTAAGTACTGTACGCAGTGATCACTTTGGGTGTAATTAATTTGAACGCCTTGTCGATAGTTGAATACCCAGACATTAATCTTTAACAGATCAGGATCTTTAATGGATTGAGCGACTACATTTGTCCCGCGTGGCAACAGTTCATTTCCCATATATACAGCGATTACTTGACATGCTAAGCGTCATTGAGGTGTTTGGGTTTAGATTTTGTATCGAGGTACAAATGAGGTCATTATTATGTGGATCACTAAGCAACAACGAAAAGATGCAATCGACGGGTTAACATTCCTTTATCGGGTCGCAACGCGTGATCCAGTGGATGCGCAACGAAGGATTGAAAGAATTATTCTTAGAAATGCAATCAAACCAAGTAGAGAGAATTTGACATTTGACTCCTTGGGTTGATACGCGGTGTGGAACCCGGATTACCTTGTGAGAAATTATTATCAACTTCTGTTTGAAATTTGGCATTATGCAGAAAAAGTCAAAAAAGGTGAAACAGAATGATGTGCCAGCTGTCCCTATTCGGTGAGGTAGCTCTATTATCAAGAAAATCCGTGTTCTTATTTATAGATCGCGCTAGCCGGGAGAAAAAAATAGCCGCTTCCCGGACAGGGGAGGCGGCTATTGTGTTGTTATACTGATTTCCTTAACCTAAACGAACTATATCACATTTGATCGTTTTAGTCATCTTTAAATTTAAATATTAGCGAATATTAGCGAGCCGGATTTAAAATTATTGTTGAAACTAGAGCTCTTGAAAGAACCGTTGATGATGAAATGTAATTTTGTTGAAACAAAAAAGAGAAAATCATTTGCGAGGAATTTATGTTGTTACAGAGGCAGACATGACCAAACCCAACTGCCGGCTGTAACTATGTTGAGTATAGGATAGCGAGTTACTAACCTTGCTTCGAGTAAAGTTGACAGGAATTGTTACTAGTTAAAAAGGTATGTGCTATGAAATGGCTTAGACTTATAAGCATTAAAAGAGTATTGATATTTGGTGTTATTGCTGCCATTGGTTGCAAAGTAACAGAGCTAGCAACCCACATAGACCCAAATGTTGCCAGCTATATTTGGGTGCTAGGTCTCTTTATTACCTATAAGGTTGCAGACGACATCTCAATTAAAGTTACTGCAGGTAAAAAAGGGGTTAAATTATAGTTGCTTGACAGTTTCCGATGGATGTAATCGGAATGATTAATATATTGCCGCTCGCGCTTAATCAAGTGCTGCATAATCTTTAACAAGTGGCCATTAATTAAACTGACCAAGAATTGTCCAAGACTGGCAACCAGACATTAAGGTCACCTATATGAAGCACCAACTATCATTCAGCATATCCCATCTTTCGAAAATAGCTTTCAATGCTTGGCAACACCTCTGGCCGAAGTGGTGGGGCAATGAAGTATAGAGATGTTAAGATCCTTTTCCAAGCGGACAGTCGATAATAGGCGCTTAAGTTTGATGGATTCTGATCATAGTCTGCCCAGCGTTGTTGATCAGTTTCTGCGAGAACACTTGATATTTGCTTTAACTGAACTTGGGAACTGCGGCTGGCAGTTTGAATGATTGTAGCAAGACGTTCTTCTTCATCATCGAGGAAGGGCGTTTTTTGCCGGCTTAAAATGTTGGGAATAATCGCTAAGGCCTGTTTGATTTGGGCGGGGGTTACTTTTGGGTGTGCGATTGCAGCACTTACTAAGTCACTACCATGTGCAACGGCATGTGCCCAGCCTTTTTCAGGAATAAAGCCACGCCAGTCCTGTTCCAAACGAAGGTAGTTGACGGCCCAATTTAACCACGTATTCCGTTGCCTGGTCGTTAAAAAAGGTTCACGAGCATCTGCGTCCAGAAAGAGAGCGCCTAATAAAGCCGTGAATGTGCGCGTAAAGACTTTATCACTCTGCGGATTATCGATGCCATCAAATAATTGCGCTCTTTGAGTTGCCACATCGGCTAATAGCTTCCTTTGATCTTTTCTAAAACCCGGTGTTTGGAAGCCACGCGCGAACAAACTATAAACAAGTTGATCGCGAATCTTACTTTTGGGGTCACCAACATGGTCTAGTAGCCAAATACATTGGTTATCCGTGAAGTGCAATGGATCTTTTGCTAGGCTCAGGGTGACAAGTTCTTGGTACATGAAGGTCATCTCCTTTTCGAGGGTGGGTCTTTCTCAACACGAACTTTCTTGTCATGCAAAAAATGATTAAGCAGGGTGATGGTTCAAAAAATACGTCAATTTCACCGGAATATGTGAGATTGGCGTATCTTCGAAAGTGACCATTAATTTAGTACAAACTAGCCACAAAAGGCTTCATTGCCGTCACGACATCCCCGCTGCCGGTGCCTTCGATGAGGGCGACGGTGAGGTAGGTATTCTTGTCGGCATCCATGGCGACTAAGAAACCATTTTCCTTGCCGTCTGTGTCCTGTTTCTGCTTGAGTTCGGCCGTGCCGGTTTTGGCGGCGATGGTGTGGCCGTCGATGGCGAGGTCATGGGCGGTACCGGCTTGATCGGAGACAACGTGGGTCAAGGCGGTTTTGACCGTTTTGGCGGCATTGCTTTGGAGCACGCTGGTACGTTTTCCTTTTGCAGCTTGAATCAAGGTTGGCTGTTGCATGGTGCCGTCATTGGCGATGGCACTGTACATCGCCGCCTGTTCAATTGGCGATAGTAGCAGTTGCCCTTGACCATAAGCGGTGTCGGCCAAAAGCGTTTCGGAGGCGAGCTTGCCATTGTTGGAGATTTGGGCTTTTTTCATGGTTAAAGGTAAGTTGGCTTGCGTTT harbors:
- a CDS encoding D-ribose ABC transporter substrate-binding protein; protein product: MKHTFKRFLMVAVIAAAAIFTLTACGNTGLGSKSDGDAKVTKKAPKDLKVGVSLSTLSNPFFVSVRNGIQDLAKKNKTNVQVSDAQNDTAKQNNNIEDMIQKKVDILIINPVDSSAITPAVKDANDAGIPVITVDRSSDGGKVLTLVASNSKKGGEMAAKYMIEKLGKNAKIAELQGIPGASATRERGKGFDGAAKGQLDIVSKQTAGFDRAKGLTVTENILQGNGDIVGIFSQNDEMALGAVQAVKAAGKKITIVGFDGEADGIKAVKAGDMAATVAQKPEEMGRLALQAAYDHFDGKTIKKNIESPLSLVTTEDANK
- a CDS encoding ABC transporter permease subunit, which gives rise to MQAQSKTKAASKVDVKKIFSRLGPLLALVVLIILVTVMSPTFVSPANLLNLLRQVSINAVIAFGMTFVILTGGIDLSVGSILALSGAVTASMLTSGFAAPLALTVGLILGAVFGLLNGVLIAYGKAAPFIATLATMTIFRGATYVFTNGNPITGAKMNNSFLFQFMGRGYLFGIPFPIIIMIVVYGVLFVLLHKTAFGRKTYALGGNETAARIAGVRTKVVTMLIYTISGLMAAIAGIILTSRLSSAQPDAGTSYEMDAIAAVVLGGTSLAGGKGRIFGTLIGALIIGTLNNGMNLLGISSFYQQIVKGIVILIAVLLDRRSGNNG
- a CDS encoding rhomboid family intramembrane serine protease, coding for MIQNLKRSNLLSIGLAAKGTSVICCILVSCYFLFSILTNTFMVPASNFVGNIPSVLRGEFSYIITGPLYHFEWNHLMWNLLPTVVLGPFIEWKIGSVALVIGFFTSGWIGALIFCFGFGGYIQSALGISIYICLFYGASISVYALFPMSVFAFLIKKPDFSLITKAILTVAFFTLILGILPKQNATDAQKFVQIAHLSGFLAGIICVIMIFALRNWKKVFCSFFKQID
- the rbsK gene encoding ribokinase is translated as MPNHVVVIGSINVDAILHIQRLPQPGETIQMDAFSKAAGGKGANQAVAAARSGAKTSFIGRVGNDANAAFMRGELVKNQIDTQYVATTADTETGQAYILLQASGQNSIIIQHGANFELTPADVQRATGLIQSADFVVAELETPVAATAEAFKIAKAADKVTILNPAPAQKDLPEALLKNVDLIAPNETESELITGIPVTDEASMRQSAAYYHQLGIRGVVITLGSKGSFISLNGQATLVPAFKVKAVDTTAAGDTFIGALVSNLQPDLGNIVDAATYASMASSFTVQKLGAFPSIPMGDEVRAGLAKVKMGPA
- a CDS encoding DUF2785 domain-containing protein, whose protein sequence is MYQELVTLSLAKDPLHFTDNQCIWLLDHVGDPKSKIRDQLVYSLFARGFQTPGFRKDQRKLLADVATQRAQLFDGIDNPQSDKVFTRTFTALLGALFLDADAREPFLTTRQRNTWLNWAVNYLRLEQDWRGFIPEKGWAHAVAHGSDLVSAAIAHPKVTPAQIKQALAIIPNILSRQKTPFLDDEEERLATIIQTASRSSQVQLKQISSVLAETDQQRWADYDQNPSNLSAYYRLSAWKRILTSLYFIAPPLRPEVLPSIESYFRKMGYAE
- a CDS encoding helix-turn-helix domain-containing protein; translated protein: MKNIKKFTETTSTDMDAFFAEMMQDSSYRKLAESEKAKLASAYAVLEARQNAGLSQQELANKSGVPKTTIARIERGSNTSIETLTKIANALGKQVRVSIV